The Sphingomonas sp. NBWT7 nucleotide sequence CCGATCTGCTCGATCGCATTCCACGCGAGATGCGCGCCGAACGCAGCCGCGATGCCGCCGCCGCGCAGGGCGAGAGCGCCGAACACCACGCCGCCCAACAGCATGTTCACGATCGTCACTCCGTCGATGCCGGGCGCGCCCCCGTGCAGCAGCGCAAAGGCGAACGCGGTCGCGGCGACGCCGGCGAGCCGCCCGAGGCCATTCACCAGCAGCGGCTGGATTGTCCCGCGGAACATCGCCTCCTCGGCCAGCACCTGAAGCGTGATCGTTGCCAGCCCGACCGCGAACGCGCTTGCCGCAAATGCCGAAGTGCCGCGAAAAAGCGTGCCGGCAACCCCGCAATAGCCGATTGCGAGCGCGAGCGCAGCCGACCCTATCACCGCGCCGCCACCGAAGCGGCGCGTGGCGGCGCGGTCCGGCCGTCCGATCGGTACCTCGGCGAGCCGGCCGAGCAGCAGTGCGGCGAGCAGGATCGGCGCGTAGACCGCGAGCGTGAACAGCGCCTCCGCCGCAACGTTACCTAGCCCCTCGCCAATTGCTCCTAGCAGCGGCACGCCGAACCACAGCCACGCCCACACCAGCGCCACGCCGACCAGTGCGAAGGCAACCGGCCGCAGCCGCACGGTCAGCGCGCCGCCACCTGCTGCGGTGCGGCCGCCCCCGTCAGCATCGGCTTCGCGCTGTCGCCGACAAGGAAATAGGGCGCCCAGTAAAAGGGATGCGAGTAGCGCGGCGTCGCGATCAGCGTCTGCTGCGCAGTCTGCAGCGCCTCGCCGATCGTGCCGTTCCGGCCGCGCGTGTAGAAGGCGCGCATGAACTCATCGCTTTCCTGCTCGGCCGATACCTGCCAGTAGGTCGCCAGCACCGATCGCGCATTGGCGGTAAGGAAGGCGCGTACCAGCCCCTCGAGCGTCGAGCCCGGCTGCTCCTGCCCCGACGCGCGACGCAGTGCCTCGCCGCGCACGCCCGCCGCGGTGTCGCACGCGGAAAGCACGACGAGATTGGCGTCGAGCCTGAGCTTCGCGATTTCGGCGAAGTCGAGCAGTCCGTCCGATCCCGGCGCGCCGAACGAGGTAACAAGCGCCGGCGGCGACTTGGAACAGCCCCACATCCCCTCTTCCAGCCCATGCGTGGCGAAGTGCAGCACCTCATATTGGGCAAGGTCGCCGCGCGCCGCGACGTCGCTGTCGCTGAACCCGGCGCCGGTGATGAACTGCGCATTGGTGACGCCGAGCGCACCGGCGGCGATCTGCAATTCCTGCCCGTCGATCGGCTTGAGCGTCCGCGCGATCGCGCCGAGGCGGTCGGCGCCGATCGAGCAGCCGAAGCCGACGCGGATCGTCCCCGCCGCCGGTACCGACGGCTGGTGCTGGCCGAAGCCGAGGAATGCCCTTTGCGCGCGCGACGCGGGCAGCGAGCGCGCGACGAGGAAGGAGCGCGGCGACAGGGCGGTCGAGATCGCGGCGTTCGCCGCGAGGAAGGCGGTGTTCGAAAAGTCGAACGGATCGGCCTTTACCTGATCCTGCGCGTAGCGGGTGACGAGCACGCCCACCGGCAATTGCTGCAGCGGCCCGGAGGGATCGACAACGATCGCGCGTGACTGCGCGAGCGCGTCGGCCGCCGGCCCGGCGACGAGGCGGAACAGCGTATAGGCACGCGCCTCGTCGAACGGCACCAGCTTGCCGATTGCGAGGTCCCCGTCGATCGAGCCGCGCAGCTGCTCGGCC carries:
- a CDS encoding type II CAAX prenyl endopeptidase Rce1 family protein, whose amino-acid sequence is MRLRPVAFALVGVALVWAWLWFGVPLLGAIGEGLGNVAAEALFTLAVYAPILLAALLLGRLAEVPIGRPDRAATRRFGGGAVIGSAALALAIGYCGVAGTLFRGTSAFAASAFAVGLATITLQVLAEEAMFRGTIQPLLVNGLGRLAGVAATAFAFALLHGGAPGIDGVTIVNMLLGGVVFGALALRGGGIAAAFGAHLAWNAIEQIGVGLDPNPGTGAFGALLDLDLAGSVRWGGSDAGLNASLAMTFALAAAVALILRWGNPRIAPSMPAPPARAGG